In bacterium, a genomic segment contains:
- a CDS encoding NUDIX domain-containing protein yields MIREKSAGAIIFRRAGPPKNGEARFDSSESTRARKKIRYLLLHYESGHWDFPRGHIERGETEQETARREIREETGIKKINFIPEFRFAISWFYRKKVGKKTLMSNKTAVLFLAETKVHQVKISDEHIGYKWLDFNKAISELTFLKSQKILQKANEFLEEKTI; encoded by the coding sequence ATGATACGAGAAAAATCAGCCGGGGCGATAATTTTCCGCCGAGCCGGCCCGCCTAAAAACGGCGAGGCCCGCTTCGACTCGAGCGAATCGACTCGAGCAAGAAAAAAAATCAGATACTTGCTTCTTCATTACGAATCCGGGCACTGGGATTTTCCCCGAGGCCATATTGAACGCGGAGAAACGGAGCAGGAAACCGCGCGGCGCGAGATCCGGGAAGAAACGGGAATTAAAAAAATAAATTTTATTCCCGAGTTTCGATTTGCCATTTCCTGGTTCTATCGGAAAAAAGTCGGCAAAAAAACACTGATGAGCAATAAAACCGCGGTGCTTTTTTTGGCGGAAACCAAAGTGCATCAGGTTAAAATTTCCGACGAACATATCGGATACAAATGGCTGGATTTTAACAAAGCTATCAGCGAGCTCACTTTTCTTAAGTCGCAAAAAATACTGCAAAAAGCGAACGAATTTTTAGAAGAAAAAACCATATAA
- the argS gene encoding arginine--tRNA ligase translates to MYKHQIHDLIAKALKDMGIAEMLNFNVSYPPDSKLGDYTSNVALVAAKILKKPPMEIANAIKLKVVLRQAQDDKLGKGIIEKIEAVQPGFMNFYLKPEIAEKNLNVILKQKDKYGSAKIGKGKVVVIDYSQPNIAKRMHVGHLRSTIIGQAIYNIYALEGYKVKGVNHIGDWGTHFGKLIYAYKNFADKKALKENFAKEMNRLYVDFNARAKEDEELNDYARAETKKFQEGDRESVKIWKYFVRESLKEFNKIYKILGVKIDHTLGESFYQPMLNDIISEALEKRNIAIHSQGAVIIPLDKYNLPPLMIRKTDGATLYGTTDLAAMKYRVEKWKAEKIIYVVANEQAGHFQQLLKAGELMGYIKPGMAEHVKFGMVLGADGKKFSTREGKVILLEEVLGEAIGRARKIVEEKNPKLPDAEKKKIAKAVGIGAIKYNDLSQNRLTDISFNWDKMLDLRGNSAPYLQYTYARIKSILRKAKTAKTFKFKPELLKDTRESAVLRQLAIFDEIIERAGEERMPNILADYIYKLANNFNAFYENVQVLTVEKDLRAARLGLVSGAAIVIKNGLKLLGIETLERM, encoded by the coding sequence ATGTATAAACATCAAATCCACGATCTAATTGCTAAAGCTTTGAAAGACATGGGCATTGCCGAAATGCTCAATTTTAACGTATCTTATCCGCCTGATTCGAAATTAGGCGATTATACGAGCAATGTCGCTTTGGTCGCGGCGAAAATTTTGAAAAAACCGCCGATGGAGATTGCAAATGCCATCAAGCTGAAAGTCGTCCTTCGACAAGCTCAGGATGACAAACTAGGAAAAGGGATTATTGAGAAAATTGAAGCTGTACAGCCGGGTTTTATGAATTTTTATTTGAAGCCGGAAATCGCCGAGAAAAACTTGAATGTGATTTTAAAACAAAAAGATAAATATGGAAGCGCAAAAATAGGCAAAGGAAAAGTCGTTGTGATAGATTATTCACAGCCCAATATTGCCAAAAGAATGCACGTGGGCCACTTGCGGTCAACGATCATCGGACAGGCGATCTATAATATTTATGCACTGGAAGGATACAAAGTCAAAGGCGTTAATCATATCGGCGATTGGGGCACGCATTTCGGAAAGCTTATCTATGCGTATAAAAATTTTGCGGATAAAAAAGCGTTAAAGGAAAATTTTGCCAAAGAAATGAACCGGCTTTACGTGGATTTTAACGCGCGGGCGAAAGAAGACGAGGAATTAAACGATTACGCGAGAGCGGAAACCAAGAAATTCCAGGAAGGAGACAGAGAAAGCGTGAAGATCTGGAAATATTTTGTCCGCGAAAGCTTGAAAGAGTTCAATAAGATCTATAAAATTCTTGGCGTAAAAATTGATCATACTCTGGGCGAAAGTTTTTATCAGCCAATGCTCAATGACATTATTTCCGAAGCTTTGGAAAAAAGAAATATCGCGATTCACTCGCAAGGCGCGGTGATCATTCCGCTGGATAAGTACAATCTGCCGCCGCTTATGATCCGGAAAACCGATGGCGCCACGCTTTACGGGACGACAGATCTGGCGGCAATGAAATATCGGGTGGAAAAATGGAAAGCGGAAAAGATCATTTATGTCGTCGCGAACGAACAAGCCGGACATTTCCAGCAGCTTTTAAAAGCAGGGGAACTTATGGGCTATATAAAACCGGGGATGGCGGAACACGTGAAATTTGGCATGGTGCTGGGCGCCGATGGAAAGAAATTTTCCACTCGCGAGGGAAAAGTGATCCTTTTGGAAGAAGTGCTTGGCGAGGCGATCGGCCGCGCCAGGAAGATCGTGGAAGAAAAAAATCCGAAATTGCCTGACGCGGAAAAGAAAAAAATTGCCAAAGCGGTCGGGATCGGCGCGATAAAATACAATGACCTGTCGCAGAATCGCCTGACTGACATTAGTTTTAACTGGGATAAAATGCTTGATTTGCGGGGAAATTCGGCGCCGTATTTGCAGTACACTTACGCGCGCATAAAAAGCATTTTGAGAAAAGCGAAAACAGCCAAAACTTTTAAATTCAAGCCGGAGTTATTAAAAGATACTCGCGAGTCGGCAGTGTTGCGGCAATTGGCTATTTTTGATGAAATCATTGAGCGGGCGGGCGAGGAACGTATGCCGAACATCTTAGCCGATTATATCTATAAACTGGCGAATAATTTTAACGCGTTTTATGAAAATGTCCAGGTGTTGACTGTTGAGAAAGACCTGCGCGCGGCGCGGCTTGGGTTGGTTTCGGGCGCGGCGATCGTGATAAAAAACGGATTGAAATTGCTCGGGATCGAGACGCTAGAGAGAATGTAA
- a CDS encoding phosphoribosylaminoimidazolesuccinocarboxamide synthase, which produces MEKVVEMGEFREVKKGKLIIEGKTKRVFECAGNELPHIGQIAVAIQFKSDITAHDGETRETIPGKEIIDCRTNDNFFRLLNVWGIPTHYMGKVGDAEFLARRLAQKAPFEVVTRRVGTGSILERNPNIKEGHHFKDLYTEFFYKDDFFHDPMIDPNFIRVKDKKGHFAAMRNINERAFLVAEQVLHELDYQLIDWKQEYGWPVELKSQIIKNISTSSFAAEDLIMIDEITAGNIRIWPIKAKKFDLSKDNLMDQLDPKGNLDKQRFRDGEDLVTVKNAFEALAALTDQFCKFYPETNTIDNSTTI; this is translated from the coding sequence ATGGAAAAGGTGGTTGAAATGGGAGAATTTAGAGAAGTAAAAAAAGGAAAACTTATAATAGAAGGAAAGACAAAAAGAGTCTTTGAATGTGCAGGCAACGAACTTCCGCATATCGGTCAAATTGCGGTAGCGATTCAGTTTAAGTCCGATATTACCGCTCATGACGGCGAAACGCGGGAAACGATACCGGGAAAGGAAATAATAGACTGCAGAACAAATGACAACTTTTTCCGTCTGCTGAATGTATGGGGAATACCTACGCATTATATGGGCAAGGTGGGCGATGCCGAATTTTTGGCAAGGCGATTGGCTCAAAAGGCGCCATTTGAAGTCGTCACCAGACGAGTTGGTACGGGCTCTATTTTGGAAAGAAATCCAAATATCAAGGAAGGCCATCATTTCAAGGATCTTTACACAGAATTCTTTTACAAAGACGATTTCTTCCACGATCCAATGATTGACCCAAATTTCATAAGGGTAAAAGACAAAAAAGGGCATTTTGCGGCAATGCGGAATATTAACGAGCGAGCCTTTCTGGTTGCCGAACAAGTGCTTCATGAACTTGACTATCAGCTGATTGACTGGAAGCAAGAATATGGCTGGCCCGTGGAATTGAAATCTCAAATAATCAAGAATATTTCCACATCGTCTTTTGCGGCAGAAGACCTGATAATGATTGATGAGATAACTGCGGGAAATATAAGAATCTGGCCGATAAAAGCAAAGAAGTTTGATCTTTCAAAAGATAATCTGATGGATCAGCTTGATCCAAAAGGAAATCTTGATAAGCAGCGTTTCCGGGATGGCGAAGATCTTGTTACGGTAAAAAATGCTTTTGAAGCCCTTGCCGCATTGACGGATCAATTCTGTAAATTCTATCCTGAAACAAACACGATAGATAACAGCACGACAATATAA
- the dnaJ gene encoding molecular chaperone DnaJ has protein sequence MARDYYEILGVGKGASDEEIKRAYRRLAQKHHPDKPGGEEKKFKEINEAYQVLSDKQKRGQYDQYGQTFEQAQAQGGGGFGGAQGFGGFEDIFRGAGGEGINFEFGGEGFGDIFSDIFGGGRSRGGRGGRRAKKGEDVAIDIELTLEEVFSGIEREINLYKRAVCASCKGSGAEAGSKIVECQKCKGTGEIRQTRRTILGSFAQVSTCPDCGGEGKTVEKKCKACGGDGRVRESVPIKLKIPKGVEDGMTLTLRGAGEAGPKGGVSGDLYINIHIKPHKNFNRQNADIIYEAEINFSEASLGAKIDVPTIEGTAVLTVPAGIESGKVIRMTGKGMPRMDSYGRGDQYVKIKIKTPKSLTKKQRELLEELGKEGL, from the coding sequence ATGGCTCGAGATTATTATGAAATTTTAGGAGTTGGCAAAGGCGCGTCGGATGAAGAGATCAAACGCGCTTATCGGCGTTTGGCGCAAAAACATCATCCGGATAAGCCCGGCGGGGAAGAAAAAAAATTCAAAGAAATAAACGAAGCTTATCAAGTGCTTTCCGACAAGCAAAAAAGAGGCCAGTATGATCAATATGGCCAGACATTTGAACAAGCTCAAGCTCAAGGCGGAGGCGGATTTGGCGGGGCTCAAGGTTTCGGGGGCTTTGAAGATATATTTCGCGGCGCTGGCGGCGAAGGAATAAATTTTGAATTCGGCGGGGAAGGGTTCGGCGATATTTTTTCCGATATATTCGGCGGCGGCAGGAGCCGGGGCGGGCGAGGCGGAAGAAGGGCAAAGAAGGGCGAAGACGTCGCGATTGATATCGAATTGACCCTTGAAGAAGTTTTTAGCGGGATTGAAAGGGAAATAAATTTATATAAAAGAGCGGTTTGCGCATCGTGCAAAGGAAGCGGCGCCGAAGCCGGATCAAAAATCGTGGAGTGCCAAAAATGCAAAGGAACAGGCGAGATCCGCCAGACACGCCGGACAATTTTGGGAAGCTTTGCCCAGGTTTCAACCTGTCCGGATTGCGGAGGGGAAGGAAAGACGGTGGAGAAAAAATGCAAAGCTTGCGGCGGCGACGGCAGAGTTCGGGAGAGCGTGCCGATAAAGTTAAAGATACCCAAAGGCGTGGAAGACGGAATGACTTTGACTTTGCGAGGAGCCGGCGAGGCCGGACCAAAAGGCGGAGTGAGCGGGGATCTGTATATCAATATTCATATTAAGCCGCATAAAAACTTTAATCGTCAGAACGCCGATATTATTTATGAAGCGGAAATTAATTTTTCAGAAGCTAGCCTTGGCGCAAAAATTGATGTGCCGACGATCGAAGGAACTGCGGTTTTGACCGTGCCGGCCGGCATTGAATCGGGAAAAGTTATCCGGATGACGGGCAAAGGAATGCCGCGCATGGATAGCTATGGCCGCGGCGATCAATATGTGAAAATTAAAATTAAAACGCCGAAATCTTTGACCAAAAAGCAAAGGGAATTATTGGAAGAATTAGGGAAGGAAGGACTTTAA
- the dnaK gene encoding molecular chaperone DnaK, with the protein MSKIIGIDLGTSNSAAAVMEAGKPTIIPSAEGTSVGGKAFPSVVAFTKTGELLVGEPARRQAVTNPEGTVMAAKRKMGTDFKYKIFGKEYTPEQISAFILQKIKKDAEAYLGQRVEKAVITVPAYFNDSQRQATKDAGAIAGLEVVRIINEPTAAALAYGLDKVGKDQKILVFDLGGGTLDVTIMDFGEGVFEVESTSGDTQLGGTDMDKALIDFIVEEFKKDNGIDLSADKMAMQRIREAAEKAKIELSTTLETDLNLPFVTANEAGPKHLALKLTRAKLESLIKPIIDRMRHPVEQALSDAKLTPQQIDKVILVGGPTRMPIVQKFVEDYAGKKIERGVDPMECVAVGASIQGAVLGGEAKEVLLLDVTPLTLGIETMGTVATPLINRNTTIPTSKSQVFSTAADNQTSVEIHVLQGERPMASDNKSLGRFILDGIPPAARGIPQVEVIFDIDANGILTVTAKDKTTSKSQNITIQDSSKLSKEDIEKMKAEAEKFSAADRQRKELVEVRNIADNLMYTAGKSIKDAGAKAPEAMKKEVEEKIAALKKIKDGDDSAAIKKATDELSQSLQKIGAELYKAQPQGPSAGEAPKGKADDKSKEGPVEGEFQEKDKKK; encoded by the coding sequence ATGTCAAAAATCATAGGAATCGATCTGGGAACTTCAAACTCGGCTGCGGCGGTAATGGAAGCGGGAAAACCGACTATTATTCCTTCGGCTGAAGGAACTTCTGTGGGCGGAAAAGCTTTTCCGTCGGTGGTGGCTTTTACCAAGACCGGCGAGCTTTTGGTGGGCGAACCGGCGCGCCGCCAGGCGGTAACCAATCCGGAAGGAACAGTAATGGCCGCCAAAAGAAAAATGGGCACGGATTTTAAATATAAAATATTCGGCAAAGAATATACGCCTGAGCAGATCTCCGCTTTTATTTTGCAGAAGATCAAGAAAGACGCGGAGGCTTATCTCGGACAGAGAGTGGAAAAAGCGGTGATCACGGTGCCGGCGTATTTCAATGATTCTCAGCGCCAAGCAACTAAGGATGCAGGCGCGATCGCGGGATTGGAAGTGGTGCGTATTATAAATGAACCGACGGCCGCGGCTTTGGCTTATGGATTGGATAAAGTCGGCAAAGATCAGAAAATTTTGGTTTTTGATCTCGGCGGTGGAACGCTTGATGTGACGATCATGGATTTTGGCGAAGGAGTTTTTGAAGTGGAATCCACTTCCGGCGATACCCAGCTGGGCGGGACCGATATGGACAAAGCTTTGATCGATTTTATAGTTGAAGAATTTAAAAAAGACAATGGCATTGATCTGTCTGCTGATAAAATGGCGATGCAAAGGATCAGAGAAGCGGCGGAGAAAGCCAAAATTGAATTGAGCACGACGCTCGAAACCGATCTTAATCTGCCGTTTGTTACGGCGAATGAAGCCGGGCCGAAACATTTAGCTTTGAAACTTACCCGAGCCAAGCTCGAATCTCTTATCAAGCCGATCATCGATAGAATGCGCCATCCGGTGGAGCAGGCGCTTAGCGACGCGAAATTGACCCCTCAGCAAATCGATAAAGTGATTTTGGTCGGCGGGCCGACCCGAATGCCGATCGTGCAGAAATTCGTGGAAGATTATGCCGGAAAAAAGATCGAGCGGGGCGTGGATCCGATGGAATGCGTGGCGGTTGGAGCTTCGATCCAAGGCGCTGTGCTGGGCGGAGAAGCGAAGGAAGTTTTACTTTTGGATGTTACTCCGCTTACTCTTGGCATTGAGACGATGGGCACGGTCGCTACTCCTTTGATCAATCGCAATACCACTATTCCGACTTCAAAGTCGCAAGTATTTTCCACCGCGGCTGACAATCAGACTTCGGTAGAAATCCATGTTTTGCAAGGCGAGAGGCCGATGGCTTCTGATAATAAATCATTAGGCAGATTTATTTTGGACGGGATCCCTCCGGCAGCGCGCGGCATTCCGCAAGTCGAAGTGATTTTTGACATTGATGCTAATGGAATTTTGACGGTTACCGCGAAAGATAAAACTACAAGTAAAAGCCAAAATATTACCATTCAAGATTCTTCAAAACTTAGCAAGGAAGATATTGAGAAGATGAAAGCGGAAGCGGAAAAATTCTCCGCCGCCGATCGGCAAAGAAAAGAATTGGTGGAAGTCCGGAATATTGCGGATAATTTGATGTATACTGCTGGAAAATCCATTAAAGACGCGGGCGCAAAAGCGCCGGAAGCGATGAAAAAAGAAGTGGAAGAAAAAATTGCCGCTTTGAAAAAAATAAAAGACGGCGACGATTCTGCCGCGATCAAAAAGGCTACTGATGAATTATCCCAGTCGCTGCAAAAAATAGGCGCGGAATTGTATAAAGCCCAGCCGCAAGGTCCAAGCGCGGGAGAAGCGCCTAAAGGAAAAGCGGATGATAAATCCAAGGAAGGCCCCGTAGAGGGGGAATTTCAAGAAAAAGATAAGAAGAAATAG
- a CDS encoding nucleotide exchange factor GrpE has translation MFSTKKEDDGVKSGATSDEQDEKGGNELELLKKQLEEEKKKSAEYHDHWKRAMADFQNYKKRQSELFGELVGAANQELILALLPIFDTFTLAVKHIPEDLKDKEWTKGVTQLKEQLASLLKSKGLEEIKSIGEKFDPEFHEAVEIVESKKQEGEILEEVQKGYKLNGMVIRTAKVKVAKK, from the coding sequence ATGTTTTCAACTAAAAAAGAAGATGATGGGGTAAAATCAGGCGCGACAAGCGACGAACAGGATGAAAAAGGCGGAAACGAACTAGAGCTATTGAAAAAACAGCTGGAAGAAGAAAAGAAAAAATCAGCCGAATATCATGACCACTGGAAGCGAGCAATGGCGGATTTTCAAAATTATAAAAAAAGGCAAAGCGAATTATTCGGGGAATTGGTGGGCGCGGCCAATCAGGAATTGATTTTGGCGTTGCTTCCGATTTTTGATACTTTTACTTTGGCAGTGAAGCACATTCCGGAAGACTTGAAAGATAAAGAATGGACAAAAGGCGTGACCCAGCTAAAAGAACAATTGGCGAGTTTGTTGAAAAGCAAAGGGTTGGAAGAAATTAAATCAATCGGCGAGAAATTCGATCCGGAATTTCACGAAGCGGTAGAGATAGTGGAAAGTAAAAAACAGGAAGGCGAGATTTTGGAAGAAGTTCAGAAAGGATATAAGCTGAACGGAATGGTGATCAGGACGGCGAAAGTGAAAGTGGCAAAAAAATAA
- a CDS encoding magnesium transporter CorA family protein, with protein MLKKLTAKGFNWIDIDHPTAEDIKQLKKEFVIRDSVLERLVPPIKRSEIEEYKSYLFIILHFPLYSSESRQSRSTELDIVITNDTLITSHDGNLSEHNNFFRICNNCLKDKSAYLGKGHIHLLYHLLDSLIDAQMPMLNHIADNIYAIEENVFKGKEKEMLREIAIVKRDIINFRRIIKPQHAILESLMRKAYRFCGIKNTAKIERHAQEVIGSNIKIWNTIENHKEMIESIEVTNESLLSYQLNETMKVLTVVSVILAPMALIVNIWGMNIGGLPLTEDPFGFSIILLVMFLAGALLLAYYKNKKWM; from the coding sequence ATGCTCAAAAAACTTACCGCCAAAGGATTTAATTGGATCGATATCGACCACCCAACCGCCGAAGATATCAAACAATTAAAAAAAGAATTCGTAATTAGAGACAGTGTTCTTGAGCGTTTAGTACCCCCCATCAAAAGATCCGAGATCGAAGAGTACAAAAGCTATCTTTTTATAATCCTTCATTTTCCACTTTATAGTTCCGAAAGCCGCCAGAGCCGTTCGACAGAACTTGATATAGTAATTACAAACGACACATTGATCACTTCTCACGACGGAAATCTCTCCGAACATAATAATTTTTTTCGTATTTGCAATAATTGCTTGAAAGACAAAAGCGCTTATCTGGGCAAAGGACATATTCATCTTTTATATCATCTGCTTGATTCTTTGATTGATGCTCAAATGCCTATGCTTAATCATATTGCCGATAATATTTATGCGATCGAAGAAAATGTATTTAAAGGCAAAGAAAAAGAAATGCTAAGAGAGATTGCCATTGTAAAACGCGATATTATAAATTTTCGAAGAATTATCAAGCCTCAGCACGCGATTTTGGAATCATTAATGCGAAAAGCTTATCGTTTTTGCGGAATAAAAAACACTGCAAAGATCGAAAGGCACGCCCAAGAAGTTATCGGATCAAATATCAAAATTTGGAATACGATAGAAAACCACAAAGAAATGATAGAATCTATCGAGGTAACAAACGAAAGCCTTTTGTCTTACCAGCTCAATGAAACAATGAAAGTTCTTACCGTTGTTTCCGTGATACTGGCGCCAATGGCTTTGATCGTAAATATATGGGGAATGAATATCGGCGGACTTCCCCTTACCGAAGATCCTTTTGGCTTTTCCATAATACTGCTGGTAATGTTTTTGGCGGGCGCTCTTCTGCTGGCTTATTACAAAAATAAAAAATGGATGTAA
- the cysS gene encoding cysteine--tRNA ligase produces the protein MLQLYNSLTRKKEEFKPINPPEVGLYTCGPTVYDYDHIGHAWTYTTADLLRRTLEFNDYKVRQVMNITDVGHLTSDGDTGEDKLEKGARREGKTVWEVAKYYTDIFLKHRNDLNLLKPNVICKATDHIPEMIDLIKKLEAKGATYVITDGVYFDISKFPAYGKLSGNTLEKLKAGARIEVNPEKKNPADFALWKFSPADSKREMEWDSPWGKGFPGWHIECSAMSMKYLGESFDIHSGGEDNKFPHHECEIAQTETATGKTFVNYWFHTRFLMINGQKMSKSLKNFYTLDDVIKKGFSPLAMRYLCLTAHYRTNLNFTWKSLEAAQTALNNLYDAVGRMKIKKNDSKINCAKFDRQFTEAINDDINTPKAIAIMWELMKSQYPDSAKKQSLLIMDKIFGLGLDKIKKKKITIPPEIKKLAEQREKAREEKNWALADQLREKIEKEGFAVEDTDGKTKVKNK, from the coding sequence ATGCTGCAACTATACAACTCGTTGACCAGAAAAAAAGAAGAATTTAAACCCATTAACCCTCCGGAAGTGGGTCTTTATACTTGTGGACCGACGGTTTATGATTATGACCATATCGGCCACGCTTGGACATATACTACTGCCGATCTATTGCGCCGCACTCTGGAATTCAATGACTACAAAGTGCGCCAGGTAATGAATATCACCGATGTGGGCCACCTGACCTCCGATGGCGATACCGGCGAGGACAAACTGGAAAAAGGCGCGCGCCGCGAAGGAAAAACTGTTTGGGAAGTCGCCAAATACTACACTGATATTTTTTTAAAACATCGCAATGATTTGAATTTGCTGAAACCCAACGTAATCTGCAAAGCCACCGATCATATTCCCGAAATGATCGATCTGATCAAAAAATTGGAAGCCAAAGGCGCGACATATGTCATAACCGACGGAGTTTATTTCGATATTTCCAAATTTCCCGCCTACGGAAAATTATCCGGCAATACTTTGGAAAAGTTAAAAGCCGGAGCGAGAATTGAAGTTAATCCGGAGAAGAAAAATCCGGCTGATTTCGCGCTTTGGAAATTCAGTCCCGCTGATTCTAAACGAGAAATGGAATGGGATTCGCCGTGGGGCAAAGGATTTCCCGGCTGGCATATCGAATGCTCGGCAATGAGCATGAAATACTTGGGCGAATCTTTTGATATCCATAGCGGCGGCGAAGACAATAAATTTCCCCACCATGAATGCGAAATCGCCCAAACCGAAACCGCAACCGGAAAAACTTTCGTGAATTACTGGTTCCACACGAGATTCCTGATGATCAACGGGCAAAAGATGAGCAAATCCCTGAAAAATTTTTATACGCTGGATGATGTAATAAAAAAAGGCTTCTCGCCTTTGGCTATGCGTTATCTCTGCCTGACCGCGCACTACCGGACCAATCTTAATTTTACCTGGAAATCACTGGAAGCGGCTCAAACCGCCCTGAACAATTTATACGACGCCGTCGGCCGGATGAAAATCAAAAAAAACGATTCCAAGATCAACTGCGCGAAATTCGACCGCCAATTTACCGAAGCGATCAATGACGACATTAACACTCCGAAAGCTATAGCCATAATGTGGGAACTTATGAAATCCCAATATCCGGATTCGGCCAAAAAGCAATCGCTTTTAATTATGGATAAAATTTTCGGGCTGGGCTTGGATAAGATCAAAAAGAAAAAAATAACGATCCCGCCGGAAATTAAAAAATTGGCCGAACAGCGTGAAAAAGCCCGAGAAGAAAAAAATTGGGCGCTGGCGGATCAATTGCGGGAAAAAATCGAAAAAGAAGGGTTTGCAGTGGAAGATACGGACGGGAAGACCAAGGTAAAGAATAAATAG
- the dnaB gene encoding replicative DNA helicase yields the protein MAFDNKNKKDIIPVSDLAAFDRLPPQNLEAEQALLGSLMLDKDAIIKIENMIVPDDFYKNTHAKIFSAMVELYAHQEPIDMLSLTNRLEEKNQLEEIGGSGYLASLVNSVPSAANVVYYAKIIQKKATLRRLINTAGQILTLGYEESEEVDKLLDDAEKLIFGISQKYLSQSFLHVKPILQETFDRIDRLHQNKDKFRGVATGFQDLDMALNGLQKSDLLIIAARPSLGKTSIALDIARHVSIREKKGVGIFSLEMSKEQLVDRLLCSEAKVDLRRLRSGRLSSEGENDEFSRISEAMDTLSGAPIYIDDAGSTNVMAMRTMARRLQNETGNLGLIIIDYLQLMQSDRTKRSNYSDNRVQELGEITRSLKSLAKELNIPIIAISQLSRAVESREGQKPRLSDLRESGTIEQDADVVLMIYRESRVHETEENRNIVDIIIAKHRNGPIGTIKLYFRSERASFENLSQKDSVYQDYINSQDYKDLTTY from the coding sequence ATGGCTTTTGACAATAAAAACAAAAAAGACATTATTCCTGTTTCCGACCTCGCGGCTTTCGATCGCCTTCCGCCTCAAAATCTGGAAGCCGAGCAAGCGCTACTCGGATCTTTAATGCTGGACAAAGACGCGATCATCAAAATCGAAAATATGATCGTCCCGGATGATTTTTACAAAAACACCCACGCTAAAATATTTTCCGCTATGGTTGAACTATATGCCCACCAGGAACCGATCGATATGCTAAGCTTGACCAATAGGCTGGAAGAAAAAAACCAGCTGGAAGAGATCGGCGGCAGCGGATATTTGGCGAGCCTCGTCAATTCCGTGCCTTCCGCCGCCAATGTCGTCTATTACGCGAAGATCATCCAGAAAAAAGCGACTCTCCGCCGCCTGATCAATACCGCCGGACAGATATTAACTCTGGGATACGAGGAATCGGAAGAAGTCGACAAGCTTCTCGACGATGCCGAAAAATTGATCTTTGGAATCTCGCAAAAATATTTAAGCCAAAGTTTTCTCCATGTCAAACCGATCTTGCAGGAAACTTTTGACCGGATCGACCGCTTGCACCAGAACAAAGATAAATTCCGGGGAGTCGCGACCGGTTTTCAGGATCTGGATATGGCCTTGAACGGATTGCAAAAATCCGACCTGCTTATCATCGCCGCCCGCCCCAGCTTGGGAAAAACCTCTATTGCTTTGGATATAGCGCGCCATGTCAGCATCAGAGAAAAAAAAGGCGTGGGGATATTCTCGCTTGAAATGAGCAAAGAACAATTAGTCGACAGATTGCTTTGCTCGGAAGCCAAAGTTGACTTACGGCGCCTCCGGAGCGGCCGACTATCCAGTGAAGGAGAAAACGATGAATTTTCAAGAATTAGCGAAGCCATGGATACTTTGTCCGGCGCCCCGATCTATATCGATGACGCGGGATCAACCAACGTAATGGCTATGCGCACTATGGCGCGCCGGCTCCAAAACGAAACCGGAAATCTGGGATTGATAATCATCGACTACTTGCAGCTAATGCAATCCGATCGGACGAAAAGATCGAACTACTCTGACAACCGCGTGCAAGAATTGGGCGAAATCACCCGTTCTTTGAAATCGCTGGCCAAAGAATTAAATATTCCGATTATCGCCATTTCCCAGTTATCCCGAGCCGTAGAATCGCGGGAAGGGCAAAAACCGCGCCTTTCAGACCTTAGAGAAAGCGGTACGATCGAACAAGATGCCGATGTCGTCCTGATGATCTATCGCGAAAGCCGCGTGCATGAAACCGAAGAAAACCGGAATATTGTCGATATCATAATCGCCAAGCACAGAAACGGCCCGATCGGCACGATCAAGCTATACTTCAGAAGCGAAAGGGCTTCATTCGAAAATCTTAGCCAAAAAGATTCCGTTTATCAAGATTATATTAATTCTCAAGATTACAAAGACCTAACTACGTATTAA